In Herbaspirillum seropedicae, a single window of DNA contains:
- the gmhB gene encoding D-glycero-beta-D-manno-heptose 1,7-bisphosphate 7-phosphatase, with translation MKLIILDRDGVINQDSDAFIKSPDEWIPIKGSLEAIARLNQAGYRVVVATNQSGVARGLFDIKTLNAIHQKMHTAAQQAGADIDAVFFCPHSADDNCDCRKPKPGMFHEIAKRFNISLRGGVVTVGDSLRDLQAGYVAGCAPCLVLTGKGEKTQAKGGLPPGTLVFPDLSAVVDFILKPVVGVSV, from the coding sequence ATGAAATTGATCATCCTCGATCGCGATGGCGTCATCAACCAGGATTCGGACGCCTTCATCAAGTCGCCCGACGAGTGGATCCCCATCAAGGGATCGCTGGAAGCCATTGCGCGCCTGAACCAGGCCGGCTACCGGGTGGTGGTGGCGACCAACCAGTCGGGCGTGGCGCGCGGCCTGTTCGACATCAAGACCCTCAACGCCATCCACCAGAAGATGCACACCGCCGCCCAGCAGGCGGGCGCGGACATCGATGCAGTGTTCTTCTGCCCGCACTCGGCCGATGACAATTGCGATTGCCGCAAGCCCAAGCCGGGCATGTTCCATGAGATCGCCAAGCGTTTCAATATCAGCCTGCGCGGCGGCGTGGTCACGGTGGGCGATTCGCTGCGCGACCTGCAGGCCGGCTACGTGGCCGGTTGCGCACCCTGCCTGGTGCTGACCGGCAAGGGCGAGAAGACCCAGGCCAAGGGCGGCTTGCCGCCGGGCACGCTGGTCTTCCCGGATTTATCGGCCGTGGTTGATTTCATCCTGAAACCGGTGGTCGGCGTTTCGGTATAG
- a CDS encoding M48 family metallopeptidase — protein sequence MILLRKPKPNPDQLSLQLDLFAAPAPAPSATAAPMADPGPALPSPTVQPPLIVTPNPVVHAAPLPTPLIPDVPAPASPLLAPPSARPADGKRRIQLGEHTIDFALLRSKRRTIGFLVSDEGLRVTAPKWVTLAEIDNAIREKQRWILSKLNERRERSARRLQPQMQWRDGATLPYLGSDITLRIRTGQRQAVYLDELTRELNISLPADAGEQQLKDRVQGWIQARAEELFGKRLMIYAEKLGVQYRSYALSSATTQWGSCTSDARIRLNWRLMHFALPLIDYVIAHELAHLREMNHSPRFWATVQSIFPEFESAKKALRDSAPETMPIF from the coding sequence TTGATACTGCTCCGCAAACCCAAGCCCAATCCCGACCAGCTCTCGCTGCAACTGGACTTGTTTGCGGCGCCAGCTCCTGCGCCCTCCGCGACGGCAGCGCCCATGGCCGATCCTGGCCCGGCCCTGCCTTCACCGACCGTACAGCCGCCGCTCATCGTCACCCCCAATCCGGTGGTCCACGCCGCGCCGCTGCCCACGCCCCTGATCCCCGACGTACCGGCGCCCGCCAGCCCGCTGCTGGCGCCGCCCAGCGCCCGGCCGGCCGATGGCAAGCGCCGTATCCAGCTGGGCGAGCACACCATCGACTTCGCCCTGCTGCGCTCCAAGCGTCGCACCATCGGTTTTCTGGTCAGCGACGAGGGCTTGCGCGTGACCGCGCCCAAATGGGTGACGCTGGCCGAGATCGACAACGCCATCCGTGAAAAGCAGCGCTGGATCCTCTCCAAGCTCAACGAGCGCCGCGAGCGTTCGGCGCGCCGCCTGCAACCGCAGATGCAATGGCGCGACGGCGCCACCCTGCCCTACCTGGGCAGCGACATCACCCTGCGCATCCGCACCGGGCAGCGCCAGGCGGTGTACCTGGATGAGCTCACGCGCGAGCTCAACATCAGCCTGCCCGCCGACGCTGGCGAGCAACAGTTGAAGGATCGCGTGCAGGGTTGGATACAGGCGCGCGCCGAAGAATTGTTCGGCAAGCGGCTCATGATCTACGCCGAGAAACTGGGCGTGCAATATCGCTCCTACGCCCTGTCCTCGGCCACCACCCAATGGGGCTCCTGCACCTCGGATGCGCGCATCCGCCTGAACTGGCGGCTGATGCATTTCGCCCTGCCGCTGATCGACTACGTGATCGCCCACGAACTGGCGCATCTGCGCGAGATGAACCACAGCCCGCGCTTCTGGGCTACGGTGCAATCGATCTTCCCCGAATTCGAGTCCGCCAAGAAGGCGCTGCGCGACAGTGCGCCGGAGACCATGCCAATCTTCTGA
- a CDS encoding methyl-accepting chemotaxis protein, whose amino-acid sequence MKNLKIGHRLGLGFAAVLILLVAVAAFGLQQVSRLNDRIVFLTSVDEGKLEALSKVQFAVGLRAIAARNLTLVQSAADQKNDLDLVGSSQQDIDAGMAELGRLMQHPASSPQEREMLEKLRQLEAQYLPVAVNIVKLATSQQTEAARASLVKDCMPILNRVIAQVEQFNKLLRKNSEANVEEAEAAYTLAKWTMLAASLAALTLGGMVAWLLTRSISRPLAQAVSVAQSVQSGDLGSRIEVTSKDELGQLMSALKGMNDSLVNIVGEVRQGTDTIAVASDEIKQGNMDLSNRTEQQAGSLQETASAMEQLTATVKQNADNAREANRLADNASQVAARGGAAVGRVVDTMNSISASSHKIVDIISVIDGIAFQTNILALNAAVEAARAGEQGRGFAVVASEVRTLAQRSAVAAKEIEALINESVAKVVTGEKQVSEAGSTMHEVVESIKSVTHIMHDISAASAEQTSGLEQINRAVAQIDEATQQNAALVEQAAAAAASMQQQSVALTEVVSIFKLSRAQNAPQHLRSAEREDAAVSGPVHMEALSYA is encoded by the coding sequence ATGAAGAACTTGAAGATCGGCCATCGTCTTGGCCTTGGCTTTGCCGCCGTACTCATCCTGCTGGTGGCGGTCGCCGCCTTCGGCCTGCAGCAAGTGTCGCGCCTGAACGATCGTATCGTCTTCCTGACCTCCGTCGATGAGGGCAAGCTGGAAGCCTTGTCCAAAGTGCAATTCGCCGTCGGCCTACGCGCCATCGCCGCGCGCAACCTGACCTTGGTGCAGTCTGCTGCAGATCAAAAGAACGACCTGGACCTGGTCGGTTCGTCGCAACAGGACATCGATGCCGGCATGGCCGAACTGGGCCGCCTGATGCAGCATCCGGCCAGCTCGCCGCAGGAACGCGAGATGCTGGAGAAGCTGCGCCAGCTGGAAGCGCAATACCTGCCGGTGGCGGTCAATATCGTCAAGCTGGCCACCTCGCAACAAACCGAGGCTGCGCGCGCTTCGCTGGTCAAGGATTGCATGCCCATCCTCAACCGCGTCATCGCCCAGGTCGAACAATTCAACAAGCTGCTGCGCAAGAATTCCGAAGCCAACGTGGAAGAGGCCGAAGCCGCCTATACCCTGGCCAAGTGGACCATGCTGGCAGCCAGCCTGGCAGCCCTGACGCTGGGCGGCATGGTGGCCTGGCTGCTGACCCGCTCGATCTCCCGTCCGCTGGCCCAGGCCGTGAGCGTGGCGCAGAGCGTGCAATCGGGTGACCTGGGCAGCCGCATCGAAGTCACCAGCAAGGATGAGCTGGGCCAGCTGATGAGCGCCCTCAAGGGCATGAACGACAGCCTGGTGAACATCGTCGGCGAAGTGCGCCAGGGCACCGACACCATTGCCGTGGCCTCCGATGAAATCAAGCAAGGCAACATGGACCTGTCCAACCGTACCGAACAACAGGCTGGTTCCCTGCAGGAAACCGCCTCGGCGATGGAGCAGCTCACCGCCACCGTCAAGCAGAACGCCGACAATGCCCGTGAAGCCAACCGCCTGGCCGACAACGCTTCGCAAGTGGCTGCCCGGGGCGGTGCCGCCGTGGGCCGCGTGGTCGACACCATGAACTCCATCAGCGCGTCCTCGCACAAGATCGTGGACATCATCAGCGTCATCGACGGCATCGCCTTCCAGACCAATATCCTGGCCTTGAACGCCGCTGTGGAAGCCGCCCGTGCCGGTGAACAGGGACGCGGCTTTGCCGTGGTGGCGTCCGAGGTGCGCACCTTGGCGCAACGTTCGGCAGTGGCCGCCAAGGAAATCGAAGCGCTCATCAATGAATCCGTCGCCAAGGTCGTCACCGGTGAAAAGCAGGTCAGCGAGGCCGGTTCGACCATGCATGAAGTGGTGGAAAGCATCAAGAGCGTGACCCATATCATGCATGACATCAGCGCCGCCAGCGCCGAGCAGACCAGCGGCCTGGAACAGATCAACCGCGCCGTGGCCCAGATCGACGAAGCCACCCAGCAGAACGCCGCCCTGGTCGAGCAAGCCGCGGCCGCCGCCGCCTCGATGCAACAGCAGAGCGTGGCGCTGACGGAAGTGGTCAGCATCTTCAAGCTCAGCCGCGCTCAGAATGCGCCCCAGCACCTGCGCTCGGCAGAACGGGAGGACGCTGCCGTGTCCGGACCGGTACATATGGAAGCCCTCAGCTACGCATGA
- the lnt gene encoding apolipoprotein N-acyltransferase gives MNSPSPHDLRLPHGQTAARGRLGAAAWLLMPVAAGAINVFAFAPFKLWPLQILALAWLFHGVLAQPQASMRSQFLRGWLYGFGWAAAGVHWLYISMHDYGGMPAWMAALAVGLLALYLGLYAGAATAAASWLRTRWSSSPLVLALFMLPALWALMEWARGWVFTGFPWLVSGYAHTAGPLAGFAPVGGVYLVGWIAALIAGSLALLWMGLSRKGVAGTGQRIILPLCAAALLCAGGVALRLVKWTAPQGQPISVRLLQGNIPQEMKFSNDALVATLGMYEQMISAAPADLIATPETAIPLLPQQLPPDYLERIARFAQVSGSHLALGIPLSDGPQLYANSVLGFGPGMGSAFLPYRYDKHHLVPFGEFIPPGFRWFVDMMHIPLGDMTRGAPVQSPFGVKDQWVLPNICYEDLFGEEIAGQLRAAYRAAQPEASVLLNLSNIAWFGNSIALPQHLQISQMRTLETGRPMLRATNTGATAVILPGGATSELPPYTRGVLSATVQGYGGQTPYILLGNKLVLGLALLMLLLAWGRNKAARIRH, from the coding sequence GTGAATTCCCCCTCCCCTCACGACCTGCGCCTCCCGCACGGGCAGACCGCCGCGCGCGGTCGCCTGGGCGCGGCCGCCTGGCTGCTGATGCCGGTGGCCGCGGGCGCCATCAATGTGTTTGCCTTTGCGCCCTTCAAGCTGTGGCCCTTGCAGATCCTGGCGCTGGCCTGGCTGTTCCACGGCGTGCTGGCGCAACCGCAGGCGAGCATGCGCAGCCAGTTCCTGCGCGGCTGGCTGTACGGCTTTGGCTGGGCTGCAGCGGGCGTGCACTGGCTCTACATCAGCATGCACGACTACGGCGGCATGCCGGCCTGGATGGCGGCGCTGGCCGTGGGCTTGCTGGCGCTCTATCTGGGCCTGTACGCGGGCGCGGCGACGGCGGCGGCCAGCTGGCTGCGCACACGCTGGTCGTCCTCGCCGCTGGTGCTGGCGCTGTTCATGTTGCCGGCGCTGTGGGCGCTGATGGAATGGGCGCGCGGCTGGGTCTTTACGGGTTTTCCCTGGCTGGTCTCGGGCTATGCCCATACCGCCGGGCCGCTGGCCGGCTTTGCGCCCGTGGGCGGGGTCTACCTGGTCGGCTGGATCGCCGCCCTGATCGCGGGTAGCCTGGCCCTGTTGTGGATGGGCCTGTCCCGCAAGGGCGTGGCCGGCACCGGCCAGCGCATCATCCTGCCGCTGTGCGCAGCGGCCCTGCTCTGCGCTGGCGGCGTGGCGCTGCGCCTGGTGAAATGGACTGCGCCGCAAGGGCAGCCGATCTCGGTGCGGCTCTTGCAGGGCAATATCCCGCAGGAAATGAAATTCTCCAACGATGCCCTGGTGGCCACGCTGGGCATGTATGAGCAGATGATCAGCGCGGCCCCGGCCGACCTGATCGCCACGCCCGAGACCGCCATTCCACTGTTGCCGCAGCAGTTGCCGCCGGACTACCTGGAGCGCATCGCCCGCTTTGCACAGGTCAGCGGCAGCCATCTGGCGCTGGGTATTCCCCTCTCCGACGGGCCGCAGCTGTACGCCAACTCGGTGCTGGGCTTCGGGCCGGGCATGGGGTCGGCGTTCTTGCCTTATCGCTACGACAAGCATCATCTGGTGCCCTTCGGTGAATTCATCCCGCCGGGTTTCCGCTGGTTCGTCGACATGATGCACATCCCGCTGGGCGACATGACGCGCGGTGCGCCGGTGCAATCGCCCTTTGGCGTGAAAGACCAATGGGTGCTGCCCAACATCTGCTACGAAGACCTGTTCGGCGAGGAAATCGCCGGCCAGTTGCGCGCGGCCTATCGCGCCGCCCAGCCGGAGGCCAGCGTGCTGCTGAACCTGTCCAACATCGCCTGGTTCGGCAATTCGATCGCCCTGCCCCAGCATCTGCAGATCTCGCAGATGCGCACGCTGGAGACGGGCCGTCCGATGCTACGCGCCACCAACACCGGAGCGACCGCGGTGATCCTGCCGGGCGGCGCCACCAGCGAACTGCCGCCCTACACCCGCGGCGTGCTGTCGGCCACGGTGCAAGGCTATGGCGGCCAGACCCCCTACATTCTGCTGGGCAACAAGCTGGTGCTGGGCCTGGCCCTGCTCATGCTGCTGCTGGCCTGGGGCCGCAACAAGGCTGCGCGCATCCGCCATTGA
- the glyS gene encoding glycine--tRNA ligase subunit beta: MNQTLLVELVTEELPPKALAKLGDAFATGIFNGLQSRGYLDADATATAYATPRRLAVSITQVCAASPDKSIREKVLPVSVALDAEGRPSAPLVKKLAALAASTGATVITPDQLERAQDGKAESFFYTYTAKGSALAVGLQAALDESLSKLPIPKVMSYQRQFGRAAGETVHFVRPAHYLVALLGNDVVPINTLGLDAGRTTLGHRFLSAGALQIAAPDAYVESLAQQGNVIASFTERREKIRAALLAKAGADQVLMPEALLDEVTALVEWPVVYECKFEDEFLAVPQECLILTMQTNQKYFALTDANGRLRSRFLIVSNLETAHPEHIIGGNERVVRPRLSDAKFFFEQDKKKTLAERVPQLANVVYHNKLGNQLQRTERVQALAGKIASLLGGDVKLAERGALLAKADLLTDMVGEFPELQGIMGTYYARHDGEADEVALAASEHYQPRFAGDALPTTATGTAVALADKLETLVGIWGIGLQPTGDKDPFALRRHALGVLRMLVEKRLPLSLTALLDAATGLFAGNANFKDPRADVQAFIYDRLRGLLRERGFAQNEVEAVVAQQPEVLDNVVERLQAVQAFAALPEAEALAAANKRITNILKKIEGVAIDAHGAVQESLLQEAAEQGLFAAMQTTRPQVEAAYAKGDFAGALKALAQLRQNVDAFFNDVMVNAEDEQLRKNRQALLAALHGMLNQVADISKLAA; encoded by the coding sequence ATGAACCAGACACTCCTCGTAGAACTCGTCACCGAAGAACTGCCTCCCAAGGCTCTGGCCAAGCTGGGCGATGCCTTCGCCACGGGCATCTTCAATGGCCTGCAAAGCCGCGGCTATCTCGACGCTGATGCCACCGCCACCGCCTATGCGACCCCGCGCCGCCTGGCCGTTTCCATCACCCAGGTGTGCGCCGCCTCGCCGGACAAGTCGATCCGCGAAAAAGTGCTGCCGGTGAGCGTCGCCCTGGACGCCGAAGGCCGCCCGTCGGCGCCGCTGGTGAAGAAGCTGGCCGCCCTGGCCGCCTCCACGGGCGCCACCGTGATCACGCCGGACCAGTTGGAACGCGCCCAGGATGGCAAGGCCGAGAGCTTCTTCTACACCTATACCGCCAAGGGTTCGGCCCTGGCCGTGGGCCTGCAGGCGGCACTCGACGAGAGCCTGTCCAAGCTGCCCATCCCCAAGGTGATGAGCTACCAGCGCCAGTTCGGCCGCGCCGCCGGCGAGACGGTGCATTTCGTTCGTCCAGCCCACTATCTGGTGGCGCTGCTGGGCAACGATGTGGTGCCGATCAATACGCTGGGCCTGGATGCGGGCCGCACCACGCTGGGCCATCGCTTCCTGTCTGCCGGCGCGCTGCAGATCGCTGCGCCCGACGCCTATGTGGAATCCCTGGCCCAGCAAGGCAACGTCATCGCCAGCTTCACCGAGCGCCGCGAGAAGATCCGCGCCGCGCTACTGGCCAAGGCCGGCGCCGACCAGGTGCTGATGCCCGAAGCGCTGCTGGATGAAGTCACTGCGCTGGTGGAGTGGCCGGTGGTCTATGAATGCAAGTTCGAGGACGAATTCCTGGCCGTGCCGCAGGAATGCCTGATCCTGACCATGCAGACCAACCAGAAATATTTTGCGCTGACCGATGCCAACGGCCGTCTGCGTTCGCGCTTCCTGATCGTCTCCAATCTGGAGACCGCGCATCCCGAACACATCATCGGCGGCAACGAGCGCGTGGTGCGCCCGCGCCTGTCGGACGCCAAGTTCTTCTTCGAGCAGGACAAGAAGAAGACCTTGGCCGAGCGCGTGCCGCAACTGGCCAACGTGGTCTATCACAACAAGCTGGGCAACCAGCTGCAGCGCACCGAGCGCGTGCAGGCGCTGGCCGGCAAGATTGCCAGCCTGCTGGGCGGCGACGTCAAGCTGGCCGAGCGCGGCGCGCTGCTGGCCAAGGCCGACCTGCTCACCGACATGGTGGGCGAGTTCCCTGAGCTGCAAGGCATCATGGGCACATACTATGCGCGTCACGATGGCGAAGCCGACGAAGTCGCACTGGCCGCCTCCGAACACTACCAACCGCGCTTTGCCGGCGACGCCCTGCCGACCACCGCCACCGGCACCGCCGTGGCCCTGGCCGACAAGCTGGAAACCCTGGTCGGCATCTGGGGCATCGGCCTGCAGCCCACCGGCGACAAGGACCCCTTCGCCCTGCGCCGTCACGCCCTGGGCGTGCTGCGCATGCTGGTGGAAAAGCGCCTGCCGCTGTCGCTGACGGCCTTGCTGGATGCGGCCACCGGACTGTTCGCCGGCAACGCCAACTTCAAGGATCCGCGCGCCGACGTGCAAGCCTTCATCTACGATCGCCTGCGCGGCCTGCTGCGCGAGCGCGGCTTTGCGCAGAACGAAGTGGAAGCCGTGGTGGCGCAGCAACCCGAGGTGCTGGACAACGTGGTGGAACGTCTGCAAGCCGTGCAAGCCTTCGCCGCCCTGCCCGAAGCCGAGGCGCTGGCTGCGGCCAACAAGCGCATCACCAACATCCTCAAGAAGATCGAGGGCGTGGCCATCGACGCTCATGGCGCTGTGCAGGAAAGCCTGTTGCAGGAAGCGGCCGAGCAAGGTCTCTTCGCGGCCATGCAGACCACCCGCCCGCAGGTCGAGGCGGCCTACGCCAAGGGCGACTTTGCCGGGGCCTTGAAGGCGTTGGCGCAGCTGCGCCAGAATGTCGACGCCTTCTTCAACGACGTCATGGTCAATGCCGAGGACGAGCAACTGCGCAAGAACCGCCAGGCCTTGCTGGCGGCGCTGCACGGCATGCTCAACCAGGTCGCCGACATCTCCAAGCTGGCGGCGTAA
- the ybeY gene encoding rRNA maturation RNase YbeY, protein MPKHKLTLSVQYADERLKKTITTTLLRRWVQAALFAPAQLTLRFVGSEEGRDLNRDYRGKDYATNVLTFAYTEDEDSEVTEADIIFCTDVLEKEAAEQKKSVEEHTAHLVVHGVLHAQGYDHEDDEEADEMEALETEILAGLGYANPYAAR, encoded by the coding sequence ATGCCAAAACATAAACTCACGCTCTCAGTGCAATATGCCGATGAGCGTCTCAAGAAGACCATCACCACCACCCTGCTGCGCCGCTGGGTGCAAGCCGCCCTGTTCGCGCCGGCCCAGCTGACGCTGCGCTTCGTGGGCAGCGAAGAGGGCCGCGACCTCAACCGCGACTATCGCGGCAAGGACTACGCCACCAATGTGCTGACCTTTGCCTATACAGAAGATGAAGACAGCGAAGTGACCGAGGCCGACATCATCTTCTGCACCGATGTGCTGGAGAAGGAAGCGGCTGAGCAGAAGAAGAGCGTGGAAGAACATACCGCCCACCTGGTGGTGCATGGCGTGCTGCATGCACAGGGGTATGACCACGAGGACGATGAGGAAGCCGACGAGATGGAAGCGTTGGAAACCGAGATCCTGGCTGGTCTGGGTTATGCCAATCCCTATGCCGCGCGATGA
- a CDS encoding lysophospholipid acyltransferase family protein, producing MGETILRLVLILRSVVFMALMAVATIIWSFACLLSAPFPYAQRYWWTSRWNVFVIWTARVICGIRYEIRGAENLPDAPVILLSKHQSAWETIFYVINMPRPLVFVFKKELTYVPFFGWGIALLRMIPIDRKKGRDAFAQVLEHGTRRLRDGQWIMMFPEGTRTTVGSQGKYKAGGSRLAVETNTLVVPIAMNSGQCWPKGSFIKKPGLITVSIGKPISPEGLNPQELNERVENWIESEMRVISPDVYKNSAPRPAASAATSSDAARS from the coding sequence ATGGGAGAAACGATTTTGCGCCTTGTCCTGATTCTTCGTTCGGTGGTCTTCATGGCCCTCATGGCCGTGGCCACCATCATCTGGTCCTTCGCCTGCCTGCTGTCGGCGCCCTTCCCCTATGCCCAGCGCTACTGGTGGACCTCGCGCTGGAACGTCTTCGTGATCTGGACGGCGCGCGTGATCTGCGGCATCCGTTACGAGATCCGCGGCGCCGAAAACCTCCCGGACGCCCCGGTGATCCTGCTCTCCAAGCACCAGTCGGCCTGGGAGACCATCTTCTACGTCATCAACATGCCGCGTCCGCTGGTGTTCGTGTTCAAGAAGGAACTGACCTACGTTCCCTTCTTCGGCTGGGGCATCGCCCTGCTGCGCATGATCCCGATCGACCGCAAGAAGGGTCGCGACGCCTTTGCCCAGGTGCTGGAGCACGGCACGCGTCGTCTGCGCGATGGCCAGTGGATCATGATGTTCCCCGAAGGCACGCGCACCACCGTAGGCTCGCAGGGCAAGTACAAGGCCGGCGGTTCGCGCCTGGCGGTGGAAACCAACACGCTGGTCGTGCCTATCGCGATGAACTCCGGCCAATGCTGGCCCAAGGGCAGCTTCATCAAGAAACCGGGGCTTATCACGGTATCCATCGGCAAGCCGATTTCACCGGAAGGCTTGAATCCCCAGGAGTTGAACGAGCGCGTCGAAAATTGGATAGAATCCGAGATGCGCGTGATTTCGCCGGACGTCTATAAAAACAGCGCGCCCCGGCCAGCCGCTTCAGCCGCTACTTCCAGCGATGCTGCACGGTCTTGA
- the glyQ gene encoding glycine--tRNA ligase subunit alpha: MLTFQQIILKLQEYWDAQGCALLQPYDMEVGAGTSHTATFLRAIGPEPWRAAYVQPSRRPKDGRYGENPNRMQHYYQYQVVLKPAPENILDLYLGSLEALGLDLKQNDVRFVEDDWENPTLGAWGLGWEVWLNGMEVTQFTYFQQVGGLDCKPVLGEITYGIERLAMYLQGVENVYDLVWTEWMENGVKKHLTYGDVFHQNEVEQSTFNFEYSNTEFLFSLFSNYEAEAKRLMEVPLALPAYEQVLKAAHTFNMLDARGAISVTERAAYIGRIRNLSRAVAQAYFESRERLGFPMLGQGPAKAAA; encoded by the coding sequence ATGCTGACATTTCAACAAATCATCCTCAAGTTGCAAGAATATTGGGACGCCCAGGGCTGTGCACTGCTGCAACCCTACGACATGGAAGTCGGTGCCGGCACCTCGCACACCGCGACCTTCCTGCGCGCGATCGGCCCGGAACCGTGGCGCGCCGCCTACGTCCAGCCGTCGCGCCGTCCCAAGGATGGCCGCTATGGCGAGAATCCCAACCGCATGCAGCACTACTACCAGTACCAGGTGGTGTTGAAGCCGGCGCCGGAAAACATCCTGGACCTGTACCTGGGTTCGCTGGAAGCGCTGGGCCTGGACCTGAAGCAGAATGACGTGCGCTTCGTCGAGGACGACTGGGAAAACCCCACCCTGGGCGCCTGGGGCCTGGGCTGGGAAGTGTGGTTGAACGGCATGGAAGTGACCCAGTTCACCTACTTCCAGCAGGTCGGCGGCCTGGACTGCAAGCCGGTGCTGGGCGAGATCACCTACGGCATCGAGCGTCTGGCGATGTACCTGCAGGGCGTGGAAAACGTCTATGACCTGGTCTGGACCGAATGGATGGAGAACGGCGTCAAGAAGCACCTGACCTATGGCGACGTGTTCCACCAGAATGAAGTGGAGCAATCCACCTTCAACTTCGAGTATTCCAACACCGAGTTCCTGTTCTCGCTGTTTTCCAACTACGAAGCCGAAGCCAAGCGCCTCATGGAAGTGCCGCTGGCGCTGCCGGCCTACGAACAGGTCCTCAAGGCCGCCCACACCTTCAACATGCTCGACGCCCGTGGCGCCATCTCGGTCACCGAGCGCGCGGCCTACATCGGCCGCATCCGCAATCTCTCGCGGGCGGTGGCGCAGGCCTACTTCGAATCGCGCGAGCGCCTGGGCTTCCCGATGCTGGGCCAGGGTCCGGCCAAGGCTGCGGCCTGA
- a CDS encoding HlyC/CorC family transporter, translating to MQDHPSSVKSDAKPHRSLFERLTALISPEPENRAELLEVLHDAHERNLIDADALSMIEGVFQVSDLAVRDIMVPRSQMDTIDISKPIETWMPEVLATSHSRFPAVDGERDKVVGILLAKDLLRYYAEESFDVRDMLRPAIFIPESKRLNVLLRDFRANRNHMAVVVDEYGGVAGLITIEDVLEQIVGDIEDEYDFDEAEDNVLALKDGPHGARWRVKALTEIEQFNEEVGSRFSDDDADTIGGLVANHVGRVPRKGDEFDIDGLHFEVLRADARQVHVLLVSQLPPAPASDE from the coding sequence ATGCAAGATCACCCTAGTAGCGTCAAGTCTGACGCTAAACCCCATCGTTCCCTGTTCGAACGACTCACCGCACTGATTTCCCCCGAACCCGAAAACCGGGCAGAACTGCTCGAAGTGCTGCACGATGCCCACGAGCGCAATCTCATCGATGCCGATGCGCTGTCGATGATCGAAGGCGTGTTCCAGGTGTCCGACCTGGCCGTGCGCGACATCATGGTCCCGCGCTCGCAGATGGACACCATCGATATTTCCAAGCCCATCGAAACCTGGATGCCCGAGGTGCTGGCGACCTCGCACTCGCGCTTCCCGGCAGTCGATGGCGAACGCGACAAGGTGGTCGGCATCCTGCTGGCCAAGGACCTGCTGCGCTATTACGCCGAAGAATCCTTTGATGTGCGCGACATGCTGCGCCCGGCCATCTTCATTCCCGAATCCAAGCGCCTGAATGTGCTGCTGCGCGATTTCCGCGCCAACCGCAACCACATGGCCGTGGTGGTGGACGAATACGGCGGCGTGGCTGGCCTGATCACCATCGAGGATGTGCTGGAACAGATCGTCGGCGACATCGAGGATGAATACGATTTCGACGAAGCCGAGGACAATGTGCTGGCCTTGAAGGATGGCCCGCACGGCGCGCGCTGGCGCGTCAAGGCGCTCACCGAGATCGAGCAGTTCAATGAGGAAGTGGGCAGCCGCTTCTCCGACGACGACGCCGACACCATCGGCGGCCTGGTGGCCAACCATGTGGGCCGGGTGCCGCGCAAGGGCGACGAGTTCGATATCGACGGCCTGCACTTCGAAGTGCTGCGCGCCGATGCGCGCCAGGTGCATGTGTTGCTGGTCTCGCAATTGCCACCGGCGCCAGCCAGCGACGAATAG